A single region of the Rhizobium grahamii genome encodes:
- a CDS encoding carboxyltransferase domain-containing protein — protein MVDRARILPAGSDAFLVELEDLDATLSLMDSLLARQPVGVLELIPGARTVMVRFDPFSTSRLELTDFIRGLDLSRGSARAGKSIDIPVVYDGEDLQDVADLLGWSIDELVRRHTEATYTVAFTGFAPGFAYMTCDDPEIEVPRRKSPRVKIPAGSVAIAGKFGGIYPSDSPGGWQLLGRTPLAMWDTTRNPAALLSPGDTVRFRRAEAGTHTTRAAKVAPPVPAISAPVMTVLRSDRPASYQDLGRPNVASQGVARSGALDRDALLSANRCVGNARDAAAIEIAFGGLGVRADMPVTVAVTGARCPLNIRTADGREIPAPFALPFALDAGDELTLGMPTDGMVSYLALRGCYAVAPVLGSAATDILAKIGPAQIEAGSVLGTAGSASSAVDPWGRALRHLPTSKEIVTLDVVLGPRFDWFTSKGAETFCSQEWRVTPQSSRVGIRLSGQEAIERSISAELPSEGTLQGAIQVPADGQPVLFLADHPVTGGYPVIASVAEHHLDLAGQIPIGARIRFRPITPFDGEAIELNARGAV, from the coding sequence ATGGTTGATCGGGCAAGGATTCTGCCGGCCGGTAGCGATGCCTTTCTCGTTGAGCTCGAGGATCTGGACGCCACCCTTTCGCTGATGGATTCCCTGCTCGCACGTCAACCTGTGGGCGTGTTGGAGCTGATCCCGGGCGCTCGAACGGTCATGGTGCGTTTCGATCCCTTCAGCACCTCCCGCTTGGAACTGACCGACTTTATCCGTGGTCTCGACCTGTCGCGGGGCAGCGCTCGCGCCGGAAAATCCATCGATATTCCCGTCGTCTATGATGGCGAGGACCTGCAGGACGTGGCGGATCTGCTTGGCTGGTCGATCGACGAGCTTGTCCGCCGTCACACCGAGGCAACCTACACCGTCGCCTTTACCGGCTTCGCCCCGGGCTTCGCCTACATGACATGCGATGACCCGGAAATAGAGGTGCCTCGCCGCAAGAGCCCGCGCGTGAAGATACCGGCGGGATCGGTCGCCATAGCCGGAAAATTCGGCGGAATTTATCCGTCGGACAGCCCCGGCGGCTGGCAGTTGCTGGGCCGTACGCCGCTCGCAATGTGGGACACGACGCGCAACCCGGCTGCGCTGCTTTCGCCAGGCGATACGGTGCGATTTCGGCGCGCTGAGGCTGGCACCCACACAACGAGGGCCGCAAAGGTAGCGCCGCCCGTGCCGGCAATCTCCGCGCCTGTTATGACCGTGCTTCGCTCGGACCGGCCGGCTTCGTATCAGGATCTCGGGCGACCGAACGTGGCGAGCCAGGGAGTTGCACGGTCAGGTGCGCTTGATCGTGACGCACTGCTGTCAGCCAATCGCTGCGTCGGCAACGCCCGCGATGCCGCAGCAATCGAGATCGCCTTCGGCGGGTTGGGCGTCAGGGCAGACATGCCGGTCACTGTGGCAGTCACCGGTGCGCGTTGCCCGCTGAACATCCGCACCGCAGACGGCCGCGAGATCCCGGCGCCGTTCGCCCTGCCGTTCGCTCTCGATGCAGGCGATGAATTGACATTGGGAATGCCAACCGATGGCATGGTGAGCTATCTGGCATTGCGGGGCTGCTATGCCGTGGCTCCGGTGCTTGGGTCAGCGGCGACGGATATTCTTGCAAAGATAGGACCCGCGCAGATCGAGGCTGGGTCCGTTCTGGGTACGGCGGGCTCGGCCTCGTCTGCGGTCGACCCGTGGGGACGGGCGTTGCGGCACCTGCCGACCTCGAAGGAGATCGTCACTCTGGACGTCGTCCTCGGTCCCCGCTTTGATTGGTTTACGTCGAAAGGTGCGGAGACCTTCTGCAGTCAGGAATGGCGCGTTACCCCGCAATCCAGTCGGGTCGGAATAAGGCTGTCGGGGCAGGAGGCGATCGAACGCTCTATTTCGGCCGAACTACCCTCCGAGGGGACATTGCAGGGCGCGATCCAGGTGCCGGCGGACGGGCAGCCGGTTCTCTTCCTGGCGGATCATCCTGTCACAGGCGGCTATCCGGTGATTGCGTCGGTGGCCGAACACCACCTCGATCTCGCTGGCCAGATTCCGATTGGCGCACGCATCCGCTTCCGGCCGATCACGCCATTTGACGGGGAAGCGATCGAACTCAACGCACGCGGTGCCGTATAA
- a CDS encoding LamB/YcsF family protein gives MPSIDLNSDLGESFGPWPMGNDAAMLELVTSANIACGFHAGDPAGILNVLKIAASRNVVIGAHVGYRDLVGFGRRNMDPSSAELVADTIYQVGALQALAAAAGTSVRYVKPHGALYNTIANDPRQAADVIAAIKAVDPSLTLMALAGAPIVARARDAGLTVVCEAFADRSYNADGSLVDRRLAGAVIHDPEEISKRMVRMVRDKRITTIDGAEIELDAQSICIHGDTPTAVAIAQGLRRALDAEGVTLQSFVGAFHG, from the coding sequence TCGGCCCGTGGCCCATGGGAAACGACGCTGCCATGCTCGAGCTTGTCACGAGCGCCAACATTGCGTGCGGCTTCCACGCGGGTGATCCGGCCGGCATCCTGAATGTGCTGAAAATCGCGGCGAGCCGAAATGTCGTGATCGGCGCGCATGTCGGCTACCGTGATCTGGTCGGCTTCGGTCGGCGCAATATGGATCCGTCCAGCGCCGAACTGGTCGCGGACACGATCTATCAGGTCGGCGCCTTGCAGGCGCTTGCTGCCGCGGCCGGCACCAGCGTCCGGTACGTCAAGCCGCATGGAGCGCTCTACAACACGATCGCCAACGATCCGCGGCAAGCAGCCGATGTCATTGCCGCGATCAAAGCGGTCGACCCCTCCCTGACGCTGATGGCGCTAGCCGGTGCGCCGATCGTGGCACGGGCGCGCGATGCGGGGCTAACGGTGGTCTGCGAAGCATTTGCTGACCGTTCCTACAATGCCGACGGCAGCCTCGTTGATCGCCGGCTGGCCGGGGCCGTCATTCACGATCCCGAGGAAATTTCCAAGCGAATGGTGCGAATGGTTCGCGATAAGCGGATCACGACGATCGATGGAGCCGAAATCGAGTTGGATGCGCAATCCATCTGCATTCATGGCGATACGCCGACGGCGGTTGCTATCGCACAGGGTCTGCGTCGCGCGCTCGACGCGGAAGGCGTGACGCTGCAATCCTTCGTCGGCGCGTTTCATGGTTGA